The sequence below is a genomic window from Microbacterium abyssi.
GGAGCTCACTTGACCTCATCCTCGACACTGTCGCGGTCGCACATGACCTCACCCCGTATCTCCGGTCGCTGGACCTGGACGGCACGCTCTTCAATCTCGGACATCTCGGGCCAGTCAGGGTGCAGGCTACAGATCTGCTCATCGGCCGCAAACGACTCGCTTCGGCCGGGAGCGGCGGACACCGCTGGACACAGGACCTGCTGAACTTCTGCGGCGAGCACGGCATCACAGCCGACATTGAGGTGCTTCCCGCCGCGGAAGTCAACACCGCGCTCGAACGCCTAGCCCGCGGCGATGTCCGCTACAGATTCGTGCTCGACCTTAGTTCCCTTCACGAGCCTCGCCAATAGATACCGCGTGCGAGGCGGGTGCCTAGTCTCCGTCGCCAGATGCGCCGTCGTCGACGGCCGAGTCGCCGTGCTCTGGATGCACCGTCGAAGCAGTTGAATCTCCCGGCCGAAGATTGGCTGCCTCGAGTGCGCGGTCGATTGCGGCCTCCGTCGCCGGATCGATCTTCGGGTCCTTCGCTGACATGGCTACACCATATCCGCGCGTGTCCGCTTCGGGTAAGGCCATATCCCAGTACTCTCTGGTGCGCGCATCGCGCAAGCCCCTCAGCGCCGCCTGGTCCCCGACTTAGCCTGCTGGCATGGGCGGGAACGAGAAGCACACCAGCACGTACGTCGAGATCGACGGCAGAGAGTTCCTGTTGGGACGCGATCGCGATCTTGTCGACGTCATGTCAAGGATCGAGGAAGCCGCGCGATCCGAACCCGCGTTCGTCGACCTTTCGGATGGCGACCGTCATGTCTCCGTTCTCGTCTCGCATCAGTCAAGGGTCGTGATCACCGTGCGGCACGAGTCGTCGGCGCCTGCCGAGCATTCCCCACTGGGGGCCTCGATCGGTGACTGGGACCTGTAGCCGGACGAAGGCGCGTGCCCTGACGGGCGGCGGAACGACGGAGACGCAGTGAAGGACGACCGCACGCTGCGTCACCCGATGCTGAGCGGCGCGCGGCCGATCTGAAGCACTGTCGGCGCGGCACAGCATCCGCCCCCTGCCTCGTCGAAGTCGCCGGCACCGCCGCAGACGCCGGTCTCCGGCAGCACCAGTTCGTTGCGTGCTGCGGCCTCATGATCGCCGCCGAGGTGGGCTGCGACGCTCCGAGCCTGCTCGTAGCCGGTCAGCGCGAGGAACGTCGGCGCGCGCCCATACGACTTGGCGCCGATGATGAAGAAGCCCGGCTCGGGTTGCGCAAGCTCTCGCACGCCCGTGGCGGGAACGGAACCGCAAGAGTGCAGGTTCGGGTCGATGTGTGCGGCGATGCCGGACACCGCCTCCAGCGCGGGATCGAGATCGGTGCGCAGTTCACGCAGCATCCCGATGTCCGGCCGGAAGCCGGTCAGCGCGAAGACGTGGGCTACGCCGGCGACCTCGTGCCCGTCTTCGGCCGTGACCGTCAGTGCATCGTTAGCCTCCCGGAACTCGGCGATCCGGAATCCGGTGGACACGTCGACCAGACCCGCATCGATCACCTGCCGGGCCCGCGAACCGAGTGCTGCCCGCTCCGGAAGATCATCCCCCGCGCCCCCGCCGAAGACATCCGCGCCGCCACGACGCCGTAGCCACGTCACGCGCGTGCTCGGAGAGATGCGCGCAAGGTCACTGAGACGCAGCACTGCATGAATGGCGGAATGCCCGGCTCCCACGACGACGATGTGACGACCGGCGAACTCTGCCACGTCGTCGGGAATCCGGTACGAGATCCGGTCGGACGCGCGCGATTCGCCGCGCGCAGGCCAGCCGTCGGCGCCGGCGGGGTTCGTATGCGTCCAGGTGCCGCTCGCGTCGATGACGACGCGGGCGAGCACGCGGTCCTCACCGCCTGCGGCATCCGCCGTGTGCACGACGAAAGGCTGCTGGCCTCTCCCGCCGTCGACAACCTTGTCGCGTCCTGCCCGCGCGACGCCGGTGACAGTCGTGCCGTAGGTGATGCGCTCGCCGAGCGCAGCCGCGAGCGGTGCGAGGTACCCGCTGACCCACTCCGCGCCGGTCGGGTGACCGGACCCCGGCGCGCTCCAGCCGGAAGACTCCAGGAGGCGCCGCGAGGCGGAGTCGATGAGCTCCGGCCATCCGGAGAAGAGCCGCACATGACCCCACTCTGCGACCGCCGCCGCGGCACGATCGCCGCGTTCGATGACCGCGACGTCGATCCCGCGCTCGGTCAGGTGGGCGGCGACGGCGAGACCCTGCGGGCCCGCACCGATGACGACGACAGGATGCTCGGACATGTCTCTCCTCGAATTGACGATCTTCAATGCGTCCAGCGTGGAGGACCTATCGAACTTTGTCAATACATGCCACACTGAACACCATGACCCTTCCGGCGACGATCGATGCGACCTGCTGCGTGCCCCGCGTGACCTCCGTGGTCTCGGCCGAGGATGCCGCGCGCGCCGCGCAGGTGTTCAAGGCGCTCGGCGACCCCACACGGGTGCGACTGCTGTCGTTGATCGCGGCGGGAGACAGCGGCGAGGCGTGCATCTGCGATCTCACAGAGCCCGTCGGACTCTCGCAGGGCACCGTCTCGCATCACATGAAGCTGCTGGTCGAGGCCGGACTGGTCACGCGCGAGCAGCGTGGACGATGGGCGTACTTCGCGCTCGACAAGAACGCGCTGGGTGCCGCCGCCGACGCGCTGCGCATGCCCTGACGGCGCGGGCTGACGCTCGACAGCCGACCCAGCTCATCGTTCACCGCTGATGAATCCGCCCACGGCCGCCGCGACAGCCGGGGCGGCTTCTTCCGCCATATGATGGCCGCTGTCGATCCCGAAGCCGGTGACGGAGTGGGCCCAGTCGTTCCAGATCGCCAGTGGATCACCGTAGAGCGACTCCAGGTCATCCTGTCGAGACCAGAGAATCAGCGTCGGCGACTCGATCTTCCTGCCGATGCTGCGATCCGCCTCCTCGTGGTCTCGGTCGATGGTCAGCCCGGCTCGGTAGTCCTCGAGCATCGACCGCACCACGCTGTGCGTGCGCACGGCGTTCATGAGTTCGGCATGGTTCTCATCGCCCATCGACGCCGCGTCGGCTTTCGGCCGGTACCACGCCTCCGGATCGGCGTTGATCACCCGTTCAGGAGTCTCCGGCTGCGCGAAGAAGAACCAGTGCCACCATGCAGTGGCGAAGCGGGCATCGATGCGTCGAAGGTGCTCGCTGATCGGAATGCAGTCCATCAGAACCAGGCGGTCGACCGCCGCGGCGTGGTCGAGTGCGAGCCGCATTGCGACATAGCTCCCGCGGTCATGGCCCACGAGATGGAAGCGATCGTGGCCGAGGTGGTGAGCGACAGCCAGAACGTCATCCGCCATCGCCCGCTTCGACTGCTGGGAATGATCTCCGCGCGGCGATGGGCCGATCGATCTGCCGTATCCGCGTAGATCGGGGCAGATCACCTGGTATCCCCGATCGACGAGAAGCGGGGCGACGCGATGCCATGTCGCCGATGTGCGAGGGTGGCCGTGCAACAGCACCACCGGCTCGCCCGCACCTTTGTACCGGACGAAGATCTGCGCCGCGCCGGTGTCGACGACTGTCGTGGAGAACCCGTCGAACACGCTCGTCTACGACTCGGCGTCGCCCTCGGTCTCTGCCTCCGGCTCGACCTGTGGCCGCCCGATGATGCCGATGCCGACCGCCTCGTGGCTGGGTTCAGGCTCCTCCCTCGACGGCGCCTTCGGTTCTTCGCCCGGAGCCTTCTCTGTGCTCGGCTCCTCCATCTCCTCGGCATCCGGCATCTGCTCGGGATCGGGAAGCTTCGGCTCGTCGGGGTTCTGAGCGGTGGTCTCTGCCGAATCACTCATGGCGTGTTCCTTTCGTTGAGCGGGGGATCAGGGATTGAGCACGACCTTGATGCAGCCGTCTTCCTTGCGCTGGAAGGTCGAGTACAGGCCGGGTGCATCATCGAGCGGAGCATGATGCGTCGCGAGATCCATGACGCCGATCGGGTCGGCCGGATCCTCCACGAGAGGGAGGAGTTCGTCGATCCATCGTTTGACGTTGCACTGGCCCATGCGCAGGTTCAGCTGCTTGTCGAACATCGTCTTCATGGGAAGGATGTCGGCGTCCCCGGCATAGACCCCGCTGAGGGAGACGGTTCCGCCGCGACGAACGACGTCGATGGCGGCGTAGAGCGCGGTCAGCCGATCGACGCCCGCCTTGTCGAGCGCCACCCTCGCCACGGCATCCGGAAGCAACCCCACCGCCTGCTGCGCGAACTTCACGCCGGCGGCGCCGTGCGCCTCCAACCCGACGGCGTCGACGACCGAATCCGCACCGCGGCCCTCCGTAAGGTCGCGCAGCTCATCGACGATCGTGTCCGTCAGGTCGTAGGTGAGGATGCCGTGGCGCTCGGCCATGGCCCGACGCTCAGGTACCGGATCCACCGCGAGCACGCGGTACCCGCGATAGGTGCCGATGCGCGAGACCAGCTGCCCGACAGGGCCGAGACCGAGCACCGCCAGAGTGCCGCCGTCGGGCACATGGGCGTATTCGACGCCCTGCCAGGCCGTCGGCAGGATGTCGCTGAGATACAGATAGCGATCGTCAGGGAGCTCTCGTCCCACCCGCACGTGGTTGTAGTCGGCGAGCGGCACGCGAAGGTACTCGGCCTGGCCGCCCGGAACCTGACCGTAGAGCTTCGTGTATCCGAAGAGCGCTGCGCCGCTGCCGTATTCGCGCACCTGAGTGGTCTCGCACTGAGACTGCAGGCCCCGGCGGCACATGAAGCAGTGGCCGCAGGCGATGTTGAACGGTATGACCACCCGATCTCCGATGGCGAGCTCAGCGACCTCGGAGCCGACATCCATGACCTCGCCCATCGGCTCATGGCCGAGGACGTCTCCTCGATCGAGGAACGGGCCCAGCAACTCGTAGAGATGCAGATCCGACCCGCAGATCGCTGAGGAGGTGACGCGGATGATCGCGTCGGTGGGTTCAAGAATCGTCGGATCGTCGACCTCGTCGATGCGGACATCGCGCTTTCCATGCCAGGTGAGTGCCTTCATGCGCTCACCCTCGCTCACAACGGCATCCGACCGAACCGGGTTGACAAACGAACCGCGGTATCCAACGGGCGATGTCAAGGGGAGTGCTCCACACGCTGCGGATCGGCACACTCGTGGGGAGAGTCAGGAGAGCACCATGACGGCCGAGGAAGCTGCCAAACCCCATAGCCCCAGTGCGGTCGAGGCCCGATCCTGGAGGTTCGCGGTGCGTCGTACGCTCCGCGCGTTCGGAACCGACGAATGCCCTGACGTCGCCGCGAGCCTGACGTTCTACGCCGTGCTCGCTCTCGTGCCAGCGGCAATGGTCTCCTTTTCAGCGCTGAGCCTGCTCGGGCGCGGAGAGGAGACCGCGCGCATCGTCATCGACGTGGTGCATGCCTGGGCGCCGGACGCCTCGATCGCCGCATTGCAGGATGCCGTCTCGCAGATCGCCGAGGCGCGGCTGTCCGGCATCCTTCTCGTCTTCGCGCTCGCGCTGACGCTGTGGGCCGTCGCGCGCTATGTGGCCGCTCTCGGCCGGGGAATGAATCGCATCTACGGCGTCGTCGAGGGTCGTCCCGTCTGGCGCTTGAAGGCGGGACAGCTTCTGATCGCCCTGGTCGTCATCGTGTGCACCGCCCTCGTGACGGCGCTTCTGGCCGTGTCCGGAGGCGTCGCCGAAGCGCTCGGTCAGGCGCTCGGCTTCGGGGAGACCGCGCTGTTCATATGGCGAATCGTGCGCTGGCCCCTGCTCGCCGCGGTCGTCGTGTTCCTGCTCGCCTTCCTGTACTACTTCGCCCCGAACGTGAAGCCGCCGGGTTTCCGATGGATGAGTCTCGGCGCCGCAGCAGCGCTCGTCGTTCTGCTGCTCGCATCGCTCGGCTTCTGGCTGTACGTGTCGAATCTCGCGGATTACGACCGCATCTACGGAGCGTTCGCCGGGGTCATCATCTTCGGACTGTGGCTGTGGATCGCGAACATGGCGATCCTGGTGGGAGCGGAATTCGACGCCGAGGTCGAGCGCGTGCGTCAGCTGCAGGCGGGGATCCCCGCTGAGACCCAGGTCCAAGTGCCGTTGCGCGATGCCCGTCGGATCGGCAAGAACGTGCGGCGCGACCGCAAGGACGAAGCTCAGGCCCGACGGATCCGGCGTTGACCGGCGATTGTCAAGCCCGGTGCCTCCATGTGCGGGGCATCGCTAGGTTCGCGCAATGACGAACGATACGAAGGCGCCCTCCCGCTTGAGGCGCGCCATCACCGGGCCGCTGCTGTTCGCCTTCATTCTCGGGGATGTCCTCGGTGCCGGGATCTACGCCCTCATGGGCGTGCTCTCCGTCGAAGTGGGCGGGATGCTGTGGGCGCCGCTCCTGCTCGCGCTGCTGCTGGCATTGCTGACCGCCGGCTCCTACGCCGAGTTGGTGACGAAATACCCGCGCGCGGGGGGCGCCGCCGTCTTCGCGGAACGCGCATTCCGCAGCCGCATCGTGTCATTCCTCGTGGGCTTCAGCATGATGGCCGCCGGAGTCGTCAGCGCCGCCGGACTCGCGATCGCCTTCGCAGGCCAGTACCTGCAGACCTTCTTCGCGCTGCCCGTGATCCCTGTGGCGATGGTGTTCCTCGTCATCGTCGGCGCTCTCAACGCTCGCGGCATCCGGGAATCGATGGGTGCGAACCTCGTCATGACGGCGATCGAGGTCAGCGGCCTGGTGATCGTCATCGTCGTCGTCGGCGTCTTCGTCACCGGCGGCGGAGGCGATGTGTCGCGCGTCACTCAGGCGCCGGAGGGGACGAGCGTCGCCGTCGCGGTGCTCGGCGGTGCGATCATCGCCTACTACTCGTTCGTCGGGTTCGAGACGTCCGCCAACGTGATCGAGGAGGTGAAGAACCCGACCAAGACGTATCCCAAGGCGTTGTTCGCCGCGCTCATCACCGCTGGGGTCGTGTATGTGCTGGTCGGGCTGGCGAGCTCGATCGCGCTTCCGCCGGAAGAGCTGCAGGAATCGAGCGGCCCGCTGCTCGCCGTCGTCGAGGCGACCGGCGTCGGCGTTCCGTCCTGGCTGTTCAGCCTGATCGCCTTGATCGCCGTCGCCAACGGCGCGCTCCTGACGATGATCATGGCCAGCCGCCTCGCATACGGGATGGCCGAACAGGGGCTGCTGCCCGATGCTCTCGCGCGTGTGCTGCCCCGAAGGAAGACCCCGTGGGTCGCGATTCTCGCCACCACCGTCGTCGCGATGCTCCTCACCCTCATCGGTGACCTTGCGACTCTCGCCGAGACGGTCGTCCTTCTGCTGCTGTTCGTGTTCATGAGCGCCAATGTGTCGGTGCTCGTGCTGCGCCGCGACAAAGTCGAGCACGACCATTTCCGGGTCTGGACCTTCGTTCCGTATCTCGGAATCGCGTCCTGCATCCTGCTGCTCACACAGCAGCGGCCGGAGGTCTGGCTGTTCGGGGCGATCCTGTTGGCCGTCGGCGGGGTGCTCTACCTGCTCGCGCAGTGGGGGCGCCGCCGGGACAAGGACGTCAACGCCCAGGATCCGCCTCGTCCGGAAGACGATCTGACGGCACGATGACGACGTCCTGCACCTTCCAGTCGAGAGCCGCGATGCGCTCTGATGCGTCGTCGACGTGCCTCAGAGACACACGGCGCCTGCGCGGCACGACGAACGCCTCGACGTGGAAGACATGGCCCTCATCCCGCATACGGACTGCGGCGTCGCGCACCCACGGCAGCGTCCGCAGCATCTCGACGATCTCGTGTGCGAGGGGGTGCGGTTCCTTGTCGTCGTACGTGGTCGCGCGCTGATCCATGAGATCGACGACCGCTGATTTCGTGTTGCGGAACCCGTCGTGGATGATGCCGAGCGAGATGAACAGCGCCGCCACACCGTCCAGCCACCACAGGCCGACGCCGATCCCGAGCACGCCCACGATCGAGGCGGCGTTGGTGTGCCAGTCGGCCTTCGCCATGTCTGCGTCGGTGTAGAGCAGCTTGTTGTGCAGCACGGGCGCGAGTTTCTTCTTCGCCGGCCCGTAGATGAACACCGGACCGATGACGATGGGAATCATGACGGCGACCATCAGCCAGCCGAGCCAGATCGTCTGCCCGAACAGCTGCACGGTGCCTATCGTCGGGTGCTCCGCCGCGAACAGCCCGGTGACGGCCTCGACGGCGAGGTTGAGCCCGACGACGAGAAGTGCGACTCCCGCGACGAGGTGGCCTACGCCCATCGCCCGATGCATTCCATACGGATGCGTCCGGTCCGGGCGGCGACGGACGAAGATGAGCGCGACCAGGAACGCGACCTGTGGGATGAGGGACAGCATGTCCTCGATCCACGCCGTGCGCATGGCCTGCGAGTTGCCCACCACGAACGCCACCAGGGTGATGGTGCAGAGTGTGTAGCCGATCGTGAACCACTCCCAGAAGACGGCCTTCTTCAGAGCATCCTGCTGCTCCTGTGGGAGGTCGGCACGACCGAACTGGTGGATCGGGGTCACGATCCGACCTCCTCGTCGAGGAATGCTTCGAGCTCGGAGAGGAACGCGTTCTCTCCGAGCGGTACGAGGAAGACCAGGCTGCGACCGTCGGCCCCTTCGATGTTCTTGAAACCCCTTGTGACGCCTGCGCGATCGGCCCACGGGCTCTGATCGGTGAATCCTCCGATGGCCATGTCGAGCTCGCCGGCCTCCAGCTCGCCGACCAGTGTCTCCTCGGCGCCCACGGTCCATTCGATGCGCGCATCGAGCGATGCCGCGAAATCCTCGGTCAGATCGACGAGCGGCCCCGTGGGCTCCGCTCCGCTGACGTCGACGAGTCCGGAATCGGGAGAGACGCCGACCCGCATGGTCGCCCCCGTGACGGAATCCAGCGTGCCGTCGGGGTCCGTCGGCACGGTGAGTCCGCACGCGGATACGAGTGCTGCGACGAATATGAGGACGGTGGCGGCCGCTGCTCTTCTGAGACGGGACGGCAGACGGCCGCGGTTGGGCGGCGTGATCACGGTCATGAGAATCAGTGTGCGTACGCGTTCGCGAGTCAGCAAGATGCTTGACCGCCGCCGGCCTCGCAGGTATGGCGTTCGAGGCATGAATCCTGGGCTAATGTCCGAGAGGGGCCCGACTTCAGAAGAGAGAGCGAGCAGGATGCTGTCCACACTGCGTTTCGAGTCGAAAGACGTCACGCGCGTCGAAGAGACCTGGAAGCAGTTCGTCCCGTCGGCCATTCTCCAGAACGTCGACCCTCGGCGATTCCGCTTCGAATGGCTTTCGGCGGAGCTCGAGGACATGACGGTGGTGGAATACGAACTCGCAGCAGAGGTGCGCTCGGTGGTCGAACCGGAGGATCAGCTTCTGGTCTGCAGGGTGCAATCGGACCGCGTCGATCTCGGTTCAGGCCACGTCGGCATCGACGCCGGTCATCCGTGGTTGACCGACGGCCGGCAGGTGTGGGGACGCTGGGAGGACGACGCGAAGGTCCGGGCGCTCATCTTCGACCGCACGACGGCGCAGACGCTTGCGCGGCGCATGAGCGGGAATGACGCCTACCGCGTGCGCGTCAAAGGCCTGGCGCCGACCGACCAGGGTGCGGCCGAGCAATGGGAACGATCTTTCGCGTACCTTGGAGCTTCGTTCGCGCACGCCGGAGCGGAGGACGAACTGATCCTCGCCGGACTTCGACGCCACGCCCTGTGGGTGACGCTCACGTCGTTCGACACCGGATTCCGGGAGGCGCTCGAAGGCGCGGTGCAGTTGCGCCCGGCGACGACCACGGTCCGGCGGGCTATCGACTACATCGATGAGAACGCGCATCGCGCGATCACGATCGACGACATCGCAGGAGCCGTGCACATGTCCACGCGGGGGCTGCAGTACGCGTTCCGCCGTTCTTTGGACACGACGCCGGCCGAGCAGCTCCGCAGAGCGCGACTGGACGGTGCCCATCGCGAGCTGCTGCACGGACGCGCAACGACGGTCGGCCAGGTCGCACGACGATGGGGCTTCGCGCATCCCTCTCGGTTCGCCGCCGCGTACAGAGCGGCGTATGGCGTCGCACCGTCGGATACCCTGCGCCGCGGAAAGGGTGACTGAGAGCGCACGGGTTGTGCGCCGGATGCACTCGTGTTGCGCCCCGCTCGGTGTATCTCGTCGCGGTCGATTAGATTCATGAGTGGCGCAGGGCCCCTTCGGGCCGGCAGATGTGCAGCGCCGGTGAACTGTCAGGAGAGCTGCGAGACATGGGGAGCCTCTACTACGGCGATTCCGCCGAACCGATCAACATCGAGGACCGTGCGCTGGCACACCTCAAGATCGTCATCGCGACCAAGCTGCGGCGCAATGAGAGCTTCACCCTCTCATGGCGACACCCGGATGCTGAGCCAAACGGACGCAGCACGATCTGGCTTCACCCGTCGATCCCGCTGCGCTTCGTTTTCGATTCGCCAGAGGCGCCCGAGATCAGCCGCCAGTGGGTCGAGGATCTTGCGAACTCGGCGAGTTCCAGCGGGGGAGTGACGCTGGTCGACGAACACGTCGAAGCGGCTACGGTCTAGATTCAGCTCCTGGGTTTTCCCGGGCCGACTCCCGGTTCGTCGTTCATCTCCGAGGAATCGGGGATCTCGGCGTCGTCATCGGGGTCGATGCGCACGGCATCCGCCGACCCGGAGTCGGCACCGGCCCGTCCTGCGGGCACCTGTTCGGTCTCCTCCTGCTCGGCGGTCTCCTCTGCATCGGTCTCGTCATCCGTCGGCGCCTTCTCCACGCCGGCGGGGCGCATGCCCTGATCCTCGATGCCGCTCACAGCGCATCTCCAGCGGTCTCCGCGCCTGACGCAAGGCGATCGGCGTCTGCGCTGTCGATCTGATCGTCGTCGACGTCCGGATCGATGCTGCGCTCGCCGTCGCGCTCCACGGTCACGGGATCGATTCCCGGCTCGGACGTGACGTCGTCGGTCGCGCGATCGTCATCGGGAAGGGGCAGTGGGGGAATGAGTGGATTCGACATGGCTCAACCTTTCGTCATTGCTGCGGATGCTACGGCGCACGGCCGCCGGCGCAGACCCGGTTGACCCGGCCGAACGCGCGGACTATAGGACCTGCTCTCCTAGACTGAGCCAGTGGATCTGATCGACGCTTTCGCCGTGGTGGGGGAGGTCGTGTCGTGGATCGGTCTGGGCATCGGCATCCCGCTTCTCGTGATCGCCGGAATGATCGCGCTTGCGGAAGGGCGCTGGGACCGTGCCGACATCGCCGTGATCGAACGCGCAGACGAGAGCATCATCCGCTGGTTCGCCGGCGGCGACTTCCATGAGCGCCCTCTCGCGGCTCGCGAGGACGCCGGTGACGGGTGGCATCGCGGTTTCGTGAGCGCACGCAACCCCGGTCACGCGCGATTGAATCCACCTGTGCTGCGCAGGCTCTTCCTCACTCTCGGCATCGTCTTCACAGCCCTCGGAACCGCCGGATTCGTCCTGTCGATGATCCCGGCGTTCATCTGAGGATAGCGCCCGTGCGAGCCGTCAGCGCTTGCTGCGCCCCAGTCTCGAGGGCCACCAGATCGCGCGTCCGATGTCGTACGACAGCGCCGGCACGAGCAGGGACCGCACCACGAAGGTGTCGAGGAGCACGCCGAAGGCGACGATGAACGCCAGTTGCACGAGGAACAGGATCGGGATCACCGACAGCGCCGCGAAGGTGGCGGCCAGCACGAGTCCGGCTGAGGTGATCACGCCGCCGGTGACCGAGAGCCCGCGGAGCACACCTGCACGGGTTCCGTGCTTCAGCGTCTCCTCGCGCACGCGCGTCATCAGGAAGATGTTGTAATCGATGCCGAGCGCGACGAGGAAGACGAAGCCGTAGAGGGGCACCGCGGGATCGGCGCCGGGGAAATCGAAGACGCCGTTGAACACCAGCGCGGAGACCCCCATCGCAGTGCCGAAAGACAGCACGGTGGTCAGGATCAGCAGCACGGGAGCGAGGATCGACCGCAGCAGAAGCATCAGGATGACCAGGATCACGGCGAGGATGATCGGAATGATCAGGTTGCGGTCATGGATGGATGCGTCGTTGGTGTCCACCGACGTCGCCGTCACTCCGCCGACCAGGGCGTCGAGGTCGTTCAGTTCGACGCGCAGCTGCCGCACAGTCGCGGCTGCTTCCTCCGAATCCGCGGCATCTGTCAGCGTGGCCTGCAGCATGACGTCGCCGTCGACCGCTGTCGGCTCGGGTGCCGGCGTTCCCGGAGGGCCGAATGCCGCCACCCCGTCCTCTGTCACGCTCGCCGTGCCGCTCGGAGAATCCGCAGCGGTGACAGCCACCGATTCGATGCCGTCGTTGTCGAGGAGCAGGTCTGCCGCGTCCTGGAGCGAGTCCTCAGCGACGACCACGTACGCGGGGCTGCCCGAACCGCCGGGGAAGTGCTCGCCGAGCGCCACCTGACCGTCACGTGCCTGGGACTCACCCAGTACCAGGTCGGATTGCGGGACGCCGGAGGCGTTGAGCTGGGTGACCCCCGCCGCGCCGGCGACGAGCACGAGCGTGGTGAGGATCCAGATCAGGCGTGGACGGCCCTTGACGCCTGCTGCGAGTCGTGCCCAGAGGCCCGTGGTCGCCATGCCGTGCTCGGCGACCACAGCTTCCGGCTCGAACTTCGGGCGTCGCGGCCAGAACACTGCGCGGCCGAAGGTGAACAGCAGTGCCGGCAGCAGCGTGAGCGCGGAGAGCATCGCGAAGACGATGCCGATGGATGCCACCGGTCCGAGCGTGCTGTTCGACTTCAGGTCGCTCAGCAGAAGGCACAGGAGGCCCGCGATCACCGTTCCGCCCGAAGCGGCGATCGGTTCGACCGATCCCTTCCACGACGCCATGGTCGCTGCTCCCTTGTCCTTGGTGGAGCGCAGCTCCTCCCTGAATCTCGCGACGAACAGCAGGGAGTAATCCGTCGCCGCGCCGATCACCAGGATGAACAGGATGCCCTGGGTCTGACCGCTCAGCAGCAGGATCTCCCACTTCGCGAGCCACCACACGACCAGCAGCGCGACGCACAGCGCGAACAAGCTCGTGGACAGGACGACGATCGGCAGCAGCAGCGACCGATAGACCAGGATGAGGATCAGGAAGACGGCGAGCAGCGCGACTCCGAGCAGCAGCCCGTCGATCCCTGCGAAGCCGGCCACGAGATCGGCCGAGAATCCGGCGGGGCCCGTGACGTAGACGGTTACGCCCG
It includes:
- a CDS encoding helix-turn-helix transcriptional regulator gives rise to the protein MLSTLRFESKDVTRVEETWKQFVPSAILQNVDPRRFRFEWLSAELEDMTVVEYELAAEVRSVVEPEDQLLVCRVQSDRVDLGSGHVGIDAGHPWLTDGRQVWGRWEDDAKVRALIFDRTTAQTLARRMSGNDAYRVRVKGLAPTDQGAAEQWERSFAYLGASFAHAGAEDELILAGLRRHALWVTLTSFDTGFREALEGAVQLRPATTTVRRAIDYIDENAHRAITIDDIAGAVHMSTRGLQYAFRRSLDTTPAEQLRRARLDGAHRELLHGRATTVGQVARRWGFAHPSRFAAAYRAAYGVAPSDTLRRGKGD
- a CDS encoding MMPL family transporter, with amino-acid sequence MSKSASQTRVRVRRRSWARVLIPAVLILAWLVGAGLGGPLFGKVSEVSSNDQTSYLPSSADATKVQELLGEFNDSDAVPAIVVFVGDAELDEQQLAAIDDAIAGTVDVEGIADEVSPAIPSEDGRAVQAFVPISSDADLGDTVAALDGELRDAAPSGVTVYVTGPAGFSADLVAGFAGIDGLLLGVALLAVFLILILVYRSLLLPIVVLSTSLFALCVALLVVWWLAKWEILLLSGQTQGILFILVIGAATDYSLLFVARFREELRSTKDKGAATMASWKGSVEPIAASGGTVIAGLLCLLLSDLKSNSTLGPVASIGIVFAMLSALTLLPALLFTFGRAVFWPRRPKFEPEAVVAEHGMATTGLWARLAAGVKGRPRLIWILTTLVLVAGAAGVTQLNASGVPQSDLVLGESQARDGQVALGEHFPGGSGSPAYVVVAEDSLQDAADLLLDNDGIESVAVTAADSPSGTASVTEDGVAAFGPPGTPAPEPTAVDGDVMLQATLTDAADSEEAAATVRQLRVELNDLDALVGGVTATSVDTNDASIHDRNLIIPIILAVILVILMLLLRSILAPVLLILTTVLSFGTAMGVSALVFNGVFDFPGADPAVPLYGFVFLVALGIDYNIFLMTRVREETLKHGTRAGVLRGLSVTGGVITSAGLVLAATFAALSVIPILFLVQLAFIVAFGVLLDTFVVRSLLVPALSYDIGRAIWWPSRLGRSKR